The Streptococcus pluranimalium genome contains a region encoding:
- the mef(A) gene encoding macrolide efflux MFS transporter Mef(A): MEKYNNWKLKFYTIWAGQAVSLITSAILQMAIIFYLTEKTGSAMVLSMASLLGFLPYAVFGAAIGVLVDRHDRKKIMIGADLIIAAAGSVLTIVAFYMELPVWMVMIVLFIRSIGTAFHTPALNAVTPLLVPEEQLTKCAGYSQSLQSISHIVSPAVAALLYSVWELNAIIAIDVLGAVIASITVAIVRIPKLGDRVQSLDPNFIREMKEGMAVLRQNKGLFALLLVGTLYMFVYMPINALFPLISMDYFNGTPVHISITEISFASGMLIGGLLLGLFGNYQKRILLITASIFMMGISLTISGLLPQSGFFIFVVCCAIMGLSVPFYSGVQTALFQEKIKPEYLGRVFSLTGSIMSLAMPIGLILSALFADRIGVNHWFLLSGILIICIAIVCPMINEIRKLDLK; the protein is encoded by the coding sequence ATGGAAAAATACAACAATTGGAAACTTAAGTTTTATACAATATGGGCAGGGCAAGCAGTATCATTAATCACTAGTGCCATCTTGCAAATGGCGATTATTTTTTACCTTACAGAAAAAACTGGATCCGCGATGGTCTTGTCTATGGCTTCACTATTAGGTTTTTTACCCTATGCGGTCTTTGGAGCTGCAATTGGTGTGCTAGTGGATCGTCATGATAGGAAGAAGATAATGATTGGTGCTGATTTAATTATCGCAGCAGCTGGTTCGGTGCTTACTATTGTTGCATTCTATATGGAGCTACCTGTCTGGATGGTTATGATAGTATTGTTTATCCGTAGCATTGGAACAGCTTTTCACACCCCGGCTCTCAATGCGGTTACGCCACTTTTAGTACCAGAAGAACAGCTTACGAAATGTGCAGGCTATAGTCAGTCTTTGCAGTCTATAAGCCATATTGTTAGTCCGGCGGTTGCAGCACTCTTATACTCCGTTTGGGAACTAAATGCTATTATTGCCATCGATGTATTGGGTGCTGTGATTGCATCTATTACGGTAGCAATTGTACGTATTCCTAAGCTGGGTGATCGCGTGCAAAGTTTGGACCCAAATTTCATAAGAGAAATGAAAGAAGGAATGGCTGTACTACGGCAAAATAAAGGATTATTTGCTTTATTACTCGTTGGAACATTATATATGTTTGTTTATATGCCAATTAATGCACTATTCCCTTTAATTAGCATGGATTACTTTAATGGAACACCTGTGCATATTTCTATTACGGAAATTTCCTTTGCATCTGGAATGTTGATAGGGGGTCTATTATTAGGGTTATTTGGGAATTACCAAAAGCGAATCTTATTAATAACGGCATCCATTTTTATGATGGGGATAAGCTTAACCATTTCAGGATTACTTCCCCAAAGTGGATTTTTCATTTTTGTAGTCTGCTGTGCAATAATGGGGCTTTCTGTTCCGTTTTACAGCGGTGTGCAAACAGCTCTTTTTCAGGAGAAAATTAAGCCTGAATATTTAGGACGTGTATTTTCTTTAACTGGAAGTATCATGTCTCTTGCTATGCCAATTGGATTAATTCTTTCTGCACTCTTTGCTGATAGAATCGGTGTAAATCATTGGTTTTTACTATCAGGTATTTTAATTATTTGCATTGCAATAGTTTGCCCAATGATAAATGAGATTAGAAAATTAGATTTAAAATAA
- a CDS encoding DUF1643 domain-containing protein translates to MNPSAANEDYSDRTINRILNASKKII, encoded by the coding sequence ATGAATCCCTCAGCAGCTAATGAGGACTATAGCGATCGTACAATCAACCGAATTCTAAATGCTAGTAAAAAAATTATATGA
- the lnu(C) gene encoding lincosamide nucleotidyltransferase Lnu(C) — protein MVNITDVKQILQFAIDAEIKVFLDGGWGVDALLGYQSRAHNDIDIFVEKNDYQNFIEIMKANGFYEIKMEYTTLNHTVWEDLKNRIIDLHCFEYTDEGEILYDGDCFPVETFSGKGRIEEIEVSCIEPYSQVMFHLGYEFDENDAHDVKLLCETFHIEIPNEYR, from the coding sequence ATGGTCAATATAACAGATGTAAAACAGATTCTTCAATTTGCAATAGATGCGGAGATTAAAGTCTTTCTTGATGGTGGCTGGGGTGTAGATGCTCTTCTTGGATATCAGTCAAGAGCCCATAATGATATTGACATTTTTGTAGAAAAGAACGATTATCAGAACTTTATAGAAATAATGAAAGCTAATGGCTTTTATGAGATTAAGATGGAATATACAACATTGAACCATACTGTATGGGAAGATTTGAAAAACAGAATTATTGATTTGCATTGTTTTGAATATACGGACGAAGGTGAAATTCTTTATGATGGGGATTGTTTTCCGGTAGAAACTTTTTCGGGTAAAGGAAGAATTGAGGAAATAGAGGTTTCCTGTATTGAACCATATAGTCAAGTAATGTTCCATCTGGGATACGAGTTTGATGAAAATGATGCACATGATGTGAAGTTATTGTGTGAGACATTTCATATCGAAATTCCAAATGAGTATAGATAA
- a CDS encoding IS1595-like element ISSag10 family transposase, whose translation MPTIKDALDIIGKLTVAEQESLKTMLLSPAFVKSLNIEDFVAKERFANGRVCPLCGCIHVVRNGHRKDGTQRYVCKDCGKSFVIATNSIVSGTRKDLSVWEQYIDCMMNGLSIRKTAVACGIHRNTAFLWRHKILDALQNMADDVTLDGIIEADETFFAISYKGNHSKSKTFAMPRKAHNRGHSTHIRGLSQEKVCVPCAVNRNGLSISKITNTGRVSTRDLHHIYDGRIKTNSTLVTDKMNSYVRFTNANGIDLVQLKTGKAKKGIYNIQHINSYHSQLKRFMRGFNGVSTKYLNNYLVWNNLVNYAKESDMEKRNIFLTFVLATLKTAKCRDLSNRPAVPLVA comes from the coding sequence ATGCCTACTATCAAAGACGCATTAGATATTATCGGTAAGTTGACTGTCGCAGAGCAGGAAAGCCTTAAAACAATGCTTTTAAGTCCTGCCTTTGTAAAGTCTTTGAATATTGAAGATTTCGTAGCAAAGGAACGCTTTGCAAATGGTCGTGTATGCCCTCTTTGTGGCTGTATCCATGTGGTTCGCAATGGTCATCGTAAAGATGGCACACAGCGATATGTATGTAAGGATTGTGGCAAGTCCTTCGTGATTGCTACGAACTCCATTGTGTCTGGTACAAGAAAAGACTTGTCCGTGTGGGAGCAGTACATTGATTGTATGATGAATGGCTTATCCATTCGTAAGACTGCTGTTGCTTGTGGGATTCACAGAAACACCGCATTCCTTTGGAGACACAAGATTTTGGATGCACTTCAGAATATGGCAGACGATGTTACCCTTGACGGCATTATTGAGGCTGACGAAACTTTTTTCGCCATCTCGTACAAGGGCAATCATAGCAAGAGTAAGACATTTGCTATGCCACGCAAGGCTCATAATCGTGGTCATTCTACACATATCAGAGGCTTGTCCCAAGAAAAGGTATGTGTTCCTTGTGCGGTTAATAGGAATGGCTTGTCTATCTCCAAGATTACGAATACTGGTAGAGTTTCTACAAGAGATTTACATCATATTTATGATGGTAGGATTAAGACCAATTCCACTCTTGTTACGGACAAGATGAACTCCTATGTGAGATTTACAAATGCCAATGGTATTGACCTTGTGCAGTTAAAGACTGGCAAAGCCAAGAAAGGCATTTATAATATCCAACATATCAATAGCTACCATAGCCAGCTAAAGAGGTTTATGCGTGGCTTTAACGGTGTTTCTACCAAGTATCTGAACAACTATCTTGTGTGGAATAACCTTGTAAATTACGCCAAAGAAAGCGACATGGAGAAAAGGAACATCTTCTTAACTTTTGTTTTGGCAACATTGAAAACTGCTAAATGCAGAGATTTATCAAACAGACCAGCAGTTCCTCTGGTCGCCTAA
- a CDS encoding recombinase family protein, with product MNTLDTNSEFILGIMAIVAQGESEQKSASITWSVIERFKRGIPMIPTHNLLGYTKDQYGRVVIDETEAKIVRLIYDSYIEGMTASEIASTLMTNHIPTVTGLERWTSLAVYNILRNEKYKGEIIMQKTYTVDCFSHKTRKNNGEKPKYRLKNGIPSIIPESRWDLVQELLKQPRRKSKSTSEIFVPKLYIKKLKSGKLRDFVVLDPSWKSEDIHEVFK from the coding sequence TTGAATACACTTGATACGAATAGTGAATTCATTCTTGGTATTATGGCCATAGTAGCTCAAGGTGAGAGTGAACAAAAAAGTGCGTCAATTACATGGTCTGTCATTGAACGCTTTAAAAGAGGGATACCAATGATTCCTACCCATAACCTTCTTGGGTATACGAAAGACCAGTATGGTCGAGTAGTGATAGATGAGACAGAAGCAAAAATTGTTCGCCTAATATATGATTCGTACATCGAAGGTATGACTGCAAGTGAGATTGCCTCTACTTTAATGACCAATCATATACCAACAGTTACTGGTTTGGAGCGTTGGACAAGTTTAGCTGTTTATAATATTCTCAGAAACGAGAAATATAAAGGCGAAATCATCATGCAGAAGACATATACTGTTGATTGTTTTAGTCATAAAACACGGAAAAATAATGGTGAAAAGCCAAAATATCGATTAAAAAATGGAATTCCCTCTATCATACCAGAATCAAGATGGGATTTAGTACAAGAATTACTCAAGCAACCTAGAAGAAAATCGAAATCTACTTCTGAGATATTTGTACCTAAACTCTACATCAAGAAACTCAAATCTGGTAAGTTGAGGGATTTTGTTGTACTTGATCCTAGTTGGAAATCGGAAGACATTCACGAAGTTTTTAAATAA
- a CDS encoding DNA/RNA non-specific endonuclease translates to MEFELEYVENGKYFNILNKWEIDPSVERLPYYDRKSKRIVILRKNPISDYFIESLTEIHHDGIPSEQDMDRGHFIAQSFKEFLLTPDELRSFKNEVNIFFGRQNKANITPQSPAANRNSKDLTGQAKFELQISDYLKKSSDGKVYFEIEELTIDTIGLGRRIYIHWFNDEKCDNHPLQLEYISKI, encoded by the coding sequence ATGGAATTTGAATTAGAATATGTAGAAAATGGAAAGTATTTTAATATCTTGAATAAATGGGAGATTGATCCTAGTGTGGAACGATTACCTTATTATGATAGAAAATCTAAAAGGATAGTAATTTTAAGAAAAAATCCAATTTCTGATTACTTTATTGAGAGTTTGACTGAAATTCACCATGATGGTATTCCCTCAGAACAAGATATGGATCGCGGTCATTTTATAGCTCAGTCATTCAAAGAATTCCTATTGACGCCGGATGAATTGAGAAGTTTTAAAAATGAAGTAAATATTTTTTTTGGTCGACAAAATAAAGCAAATATAACTCCTCAATCCCCAGCCGCTAATAGAAATTCAAAGGACTTAACAGGGCAAGCTAAGTTTGAACTACAGATATCCGACTACCTAAAGAAATCAAGTGATGGTAAGGTTTATTTTGAAATTGAAGAACTAACAATTGATACTATAGGGTTAGGAAGAAGGATTTATATTCATTGGTTTAATGACGAAAAATGTGATAACCATCCCCTCCAGTTGGAATATATATCGAAGATATAA